The genomic interval AGCCCACGCTCTTGGTGGACTCCGTGGAGCTCTTGAGCGACGCCGTGCTGAAGGCGACGCGCTCGCTCTCCATCCGGCTCTCCTCGGAGCGCGCCGCGCGCTCCGAGCTCGAGAAGCTACGGGCGCTGCTGGAGGACTCACCTGGCTCCTGCCCGGTGGAGCTGGTGCTGTCGCTGCCGGACGGTGCCGAGGCGATCCTCGCGCTGGACGAGACGCGGGTGACCCCCAGCGATCGGGTGCTCTCGGGCCTGGAGCGCATGTTTGGCGACACCGTTGCCGAGCTGCGCTGAAACCGGCCGCGCGGAACCCGCGGTTCCTTGCTAGAGTCGGGGCGATCCATGAAGGATGCGCGAGACGAGCTGGTGCGGATCGACTCCCGCGGCACCGCCCACCCGATCGGGGTGACGGCGAGCCAGCGGCTGCGGGCGCGAGAGGGCGCGTACCGCCTGTTGCCGGCGCCGAACCACGTGGTCTTCATGCGCTACACCGGCGAGGACGGCCGGCGCGACGCCTCCGATGGCGCGCTGGTACGCTTGGCCGGCGAGATCGCCGAGCCTGGCGCCGTGTGCGACATCATCGCCCTCGTCTCCCAGGCCGGTTGGCGCGGTGAGCTGGTGGTGAGCGACGCCGAGATCACGCGCTCCATCTATTTCGATCAAGGCAACGTGGTGGGCGTGCAGACCACGGCGGACGACGAGCGCCTGGGGATGGTGTTGTATCGCTTTGGTGCCATCAGCACCGAGCAGCACGAGGCCATTCTCGAGAAGATGCGCTCCGGCATTCGTTTCGGTGAGGCCGCCGCCGAGGTGGGCGCGCTGACCCACGAGAAGCTGTACGAGTACATCGGCCGCCAAGTGGAAGAGGTGGTGTACGCCACCCTCACCATCGCCGACGGAACCTTCTTCTTCCTCGACGGGTTCGACGACGAGCGACTGGTGTCGCGCCATACCGTCAGCGCCAGCGCCCTCTTGATGGACGGCGTCACACGCATGGACGAGGTCCGTTACTTCCGCCAGAAGGTGCCCTCCGCGGACTGCGTGCCGGTGCGCCTCGAGACCAGCTCGCCGCCACCGGACGAGTTCACCGAGACGTGGAACGCCGTCGACGGTAAGCGCAGCGTGGAAGACATCGGCCGCGAAACCGGCAAGGGCGAGTTCGTCACCACCAAGGACGTGTACGCCCTGGTGCAGTCCAAGCACGTGGCGGTGCACGGTCCTCGCGCCACCGGCGGTCCCGCCGGGCTGGTGTCCGTCGCCAACACCGCCCTTCGGGTGATCCACGGGCACGCGGATTCGGCGGGCAAGGGGGAGGCGCTGCGCCAGAGCCTGTCGTCCTTCGCGGTGGGCGCCGGTGTGTACGACATCTTGTTCCGCGGCGCGGGTCCCGACGCCGAGGGCGTGCTGGACGCCAAGGTGGTGGCGGAAAACTCCGTGATCGTGGCGGCCGGCGCGGATCCCGAGAACATCCTCAAACAGATGCTCCACGAGTACGTGAGCTTCGCTCTGTTCAGCGCCGGCACCGCCCTCGGCTCCGACAAGGAGGCCGAGCTCAAGAAAGAGGTCGGGGCCGTGCTCGGCAAGCTGCGACCGCAAGCGTGACTGCTGGGCACGGTGCGCGTGAACCGGGCGTCACGAGTCCTTCCAAATCCGCGACGCTTTGCCTTGGCACCGCGATTGCAAACTCGATGACCATGTTCGCGCGATCCCTCCTCTTCATCCTGCTCTGCGTCGGTCTCGGCGCCTGCACCAACCGGCGACCTTCCCAGACGCCGGACGCCTACGAGAACTTCAACGAAGACGAGTACGGTCGGGTGCAGTCGTCCCAAGGCCAAGGCGTCGAGAGCTCGGGCGCCTACTATGGCTCACAGCCCTCCGGGCCGCCGTCCCGCACGCCCGCGGAGCCCTCCGTTGGTGGCTCCGGCCGTTGACCCTTTCGGCTGGACAGAACGCCCGCCAGCGCCTACCACTCCGGCCCAGGGTCGATAGCTCAGCCGGTTAGAGCCGCGGATTTTTAATCCGAAGGTCCAGGGTTCGAATCCCTGTCGACCCACTACCTCTCCAGAGCCGCAGGGGGTTGGTCCACCGCGGAACCTCGTGGACGGACCCGCGGCGCGACGGGGATCGCGCCGCACCAACATACCCTCGCCAGCGATCCGAAGAGCCCGACGGCAGTGGCGGCTCAGTAGGGGGCGTACAGCGGCTGCTTCTTGAAGTTGCCCCACATGCGGCTGTAGCGCACGGTGGCGACGAGGCCGCGGGATGAAGGAACGGCAATGCGGTAGCGGCGGGTACGGCGAAGCGGGCCGAATTCGATGGCGAAGTCGGCCCAGTGCTCGCCGGGGAGCACGCTGCGACTGACTTCGAAGCCGCTCAGGAAGCTGCCGTCGTAGATGCGCTCGCCGTTCAGATCCACGGTGACGCGAGCGTCGTTCACGAAGAAGCCCGGCTTGTCGAATCGGAGGGTGAGCAGCACGCCTTCGCTCATGGCGGCAGTGTAGGGGAATGCGGCGGAGCAGAGGAGCGTTCGGAGCGGCCATGGGCATTACCCGGCGGCAGTGGCTCGAGCTGTCCGCGCTGAGCCTGCTCGGCTGCGCCGAAGGGCGACGGGTCAGCGAGCCCCCGCGAGCGAAGCTGCACCACGATGCCGGCGGCGGGGCCGTGCGCGCGGGGCTCGTCGATGCGGCGCCGGACGCGGGGCGTGCGGCGGCGGCGGGCACCGGGCTGGATACCCTCGCTCTCGAGCGGCGTTTTCCGGCGCTCGCGGGAGCACTGCCGCGGCTTCGGCTAGGCATGTTCCCCACGCCGGTCGAGCGCCTCGAGGCATTGGGGGAGCGCGTCGGGGTGCGCGAGCTGTGGCTGAAGCGCGACGATCGCGCGGCCGTGGAGCTCGGCGGCAGCAAGGTGCGGAAGCTCGAGCTTTCTCTGGCGGCGGCACGAGCCGCCGGCGCTCGGCACGTGCTCACCTTCGGCGGTGTGGGCTCGAATCACGCCTTGGCGACGGCCTTCTACGGCAAGCAGGTGGGGCTCAAAGTAGCGCTTTTTCTGCTGGCGGAGCGTCCCAGCGCGCGGGTGCAGAACGTCTTGCGCGCGATGCTCTCCTACGACGCCACGGTGAACGCGTCCCACGGCTCGGCCGAGGACGTGCTGCGCTTCTCCCGCGAGCACGCGGGCGAAAAGCCTTGGGTCATCGCGGCGGGAGGGTCATCGGCGATCGGTGACATCGGTTACGTGAGCGCGGCGCTGGAGCTGGTCGAGCAGATCGAGCGGGGCGAGCTGCCCGAACCGCGCACCCTGGTGGTGGCGGCGGGCACCGCGGGCACCGCAGCGGGGATCGCGCTCGGCCTGCGCGCGGCGAAGCTCGAGACCCGCGTCGTCGCGGTGCGCACCTCCAGCATTCCGACCCTCCGTCGCGTGCGGACGCTGGCGCGCAGCGCGGCGAAGGTGCTCGCGGAGCACGAGCCGAGCTTCGCGGACGTGCAGCTCTCGAACGTGCACGTGGAGCATCGCTACATCGGAGCTGGATACGCGATTCCGACGGCGGCCGGCGAGCGCGCCCTCGAGCTGGCAGGGGAGCACGAGCTGGCGTTGGACGAGACCTACACGGCGAAGGCCTTCGCGGCGCTGACGGGCCAGAGCGCAAAGCTCGAGTCTCCGGTGTTGTTCTGGAACACGTTCGACCCACGTGTTCCGGCGGGACGCAAAGTGGAGCGCGACGAGCTGCCTCCGGCGCTGCGCGGCTACTGGCGCGGCTGACGTGGAGCGGCTCCGCGAGCGGGCTTCTTTTCTCGGGGGGCCCGCTCGCGGAGCACTGACCGTCCCCGGGGCCCGACCTCAGGATGCCCGGCCCGGCCGACTCGTGCAAAGGCGCCACACTAAATCTGCGCTTTCATTGGGCTTCGGCTCGGCATGCCGCGCCGCGCCAAGTGCGCTAGCGTTGGGGTAGCCGTACAGGAGGGTTCGACCATGAGCTATCGGAAGATCCTGGTTCCCGTCGATTTCTCGAGCAGCGCGAAGCAGGCCCTGAGCTATGCGACGTTTCTGGCGGAAGGCCTCGGCGCGACGCTGCACGCGCTCTTCGTGTGGGAGCCGCCGCGGGTGATTCGCGCCGACGTCATGCTGTGGTCGGAGACGCAGGGCACGAGCCTGGTGGATCACGCCCGCGAGGTGGCGGAGTCGCACATGGAGAGCATGTTCGACGAGCTCGGCATCGACAAGCAGCGCCGTCCGCCCCACACCATCGAGACCGGGGACCCGCCGGATGCCATCGTCGAAGCCGCCACCAGCGGTGGCTACGATCTAATCGTGATGGGAACGCAGAGCCGCAAGGGCTTCGACCGAGTGTTGCTCGGCAGCGTGTCGGAGAAGGTCGTGCGCACCGCTCCGTGTCCCGTGCTCACCGTGCGGCCGTCCTCGTGATGAAGCTCTCGCGAATCCTCGTGCCCGTCGACTTCTCGGCGTGCTCCGAGAAAGCGCTGGCCACGGCGCGCGAGCTCGCGGCCGCGATGGGTGGCGAGATCACGGCGCTGGCCGTGTGGCAGCCCCCCGAGTTCGCCGGGGCGGATCTGATGGTGCTGGCGCACTCCGAGAACCTGAGCATCGGCGACTACGGCCGCCAGCACACGGAGCGCGAGCTCGAGGCATTCGCGCCGGACCTACGGCGGGAGGTGCGCATGGGGGAGCCGCGCCAGGTGATCCTCGAGCGCGCCGCGGATTTCGACCTGATCGTGATGGGAACGCACGGCAAGACCGGCGCCTCCCGCCTGCTCCTCGGGAGCGTGGCGGAAGCCGTGGTTCGGCGGGCGGCGTGCCCGGTGTTGACCGTGCACGCCTGAAGCGGCGCGACGGGCATCGCGCCGCCCCAACAAACCTCAGCCGGCTTCGATCTTGCCGCCGCCGTTGCTGCCCTTGTTGCGGACCACCGGTACGGCGCTCTTGGGGGCCGCGCCGTACTCGTGGAGCTTGTACTGGATCTTGCGCACGCTGATGCCGAGCACGTCCGCGGCGCGGCTGGTGGAGCCGCCGTGCGCTTCCAGGGTTTCGAGGATCGCGTAGCGCTCGATGTCCGCCATGGACGAGCCCGGGATGCGCGGCGCGCGGTTCTCCGTGGTGTTGCGGGCCAGCTCCGCCGGCAAGTGGTGAGCGTCCACCGAGTCGCCGTCCGCCAGCACCACCGCGCGCTCCACCACGTTTTCGAGCTCTCGGACGTTGCCCGGCCACGGGTAGTTGGCCAGCAGGGCCAGGGCTTCGTCGCTGAAGCGCGCGACGCGCTTGTCGTTCTCGCGGGCGTAGCGCTCGAGGAAGTGCATCGCCAGAGCGGGGACGTCGGACGGGCGCTTGCGCAGCGGCGGCAACGTGATGTTGATGACGTTCAGCCGGTAGTAGAGGTCCTCGCGGAAGTGCCCTTCGTTGACCAGCTCGCGCAGGTCGCGGTTGGTGGCGGCGATCACCCGCACGTCGACGCGCAGCGTTTGATTGCCGCCCACGCGCTCGAACTCGCGCTCTTGCAGCACGCGCAAGAGCTTCACCTGGGTGGACGCCGTGATCTCGCCGATCTCGTCGAGGAACAACGTGCCGCCGTCGGCCTGCTCGAACCGGCCTTCGCGCCGCCGGTCGGCGCCGGTGTAGGCGCCGCGCTCGTGTCCGAACAGCTCGCTCTCGAGCAGCGTTTCTGCCAGGGCTGCGCAGTGCAAGCGCACGAAGGGGCCGTCCTTGCGGGGAGAGCGATGGTGAATGGCGGCGGCCACCAGCTCCTTGCCGGTGCCGGATTCGCCGGTGAGCAGCACGGTGGCGCGACTGGGCGCCACCTGAGCCACGCTCTTGAACACTTCCTGCATCTCGGGCGAGGAGCCCACGATGTTGTCGAAGCGGTAGCGCTCGGCGAGCTGCGTCTTCAGCTCCACGGTCTCGCGACGCAGACGCACCCGCTCGAGCGCGCGATCGATCACGAGGGCGAGCTCGTCGGTGTTCAGCGGCTTCGTCAGGTAGTCCGCGGCACCTTCCCGCATCGCGGAGACCGCGGTCTCCACGGCGCCGAAGGCCGTCATCAACACCACTGGAAGATCGGGTTCGTGGCTACGGAGCTTGCGCAGCAGCTCCACGCCGTCCATCCCCGGCATCTTCAAGTCCGTCAGCACCAGGTCCGGCGAAAACTCTTCGTAGCGGGCCAGCGCCTTGAAGCCGTCCGCCGCGGTTTCCACCGAGTACTCTTCCTCGCGCAGGATCTCGGCCAATGCAGTGCGTGCATTGGGTTCGTCGTCCACGACTAGAATGCGTCCTTTGCTCACGACCAATCCCTCGAAGTTTTCGGGGCCAACGGGTAGCAGGCGCAGTTGATGCGCGCCCGGCGAACGGCGTGCACAACGCATGCCGCGCACATATTGGGGTAATCCGACCCCCCGGCCAGGGAGCTATCGCAAATAATGCGGCTGCGCGCAAGTCGGGTGCAGCCGGTGCGCGGCTAATCCAGCAAATGCAGCAGGGCCTTGAGGGCGTCGGTGGTGGTGAACACCCCGCTGACACGGGTCCCGTCGACCACTACCGCGGACCCGACCTTGCTCTCGAGCATCACCCGCACCACGTCTCGGAGGGGGGTGGCGGAAGGGACGGTGTACACGTCCGTGGTCATCGCTTCATCGATGGTGACCTGCGCCGGATCGACGTCCTTCAGGGTCTCCACCAGGTGCAAATCCCGAAGCGAAACCAGGCCAACGAGCTTGCCTCCGTGCAGCACCGGGAGGTGGCGGATGGCGTGCTCGCGCATCAGCTCGTGTGCCGCGGTGAGGGTCTGCTCCGAACCGATGGAGTGCGGAGCCGGGGTCATGAACTGACCGATGGTCGTTTCAGGCATGGGGAACGCTCGCGATTGGGGGACTGACGGGTCAGTCGTCGTCATCGTGCAGCATGCGTGCCGCGGGCGTGTCCAGATCGTCGAACTGCCCGCGGCGAGAGGCCCACAGGAATGCGAGAACCGCGCCAGTCGCGAGAATCAGGGCCAGGGGCAACACGATGTAAAGAGCGCTCATGGCGGACTCCGAAAGGTTTTCGCCCGGTAGGAGCTGGTCACGACGGACAGCGAGCTCAGGGGCATGAGGATGGCCGCGATCAGCGGCGAAATGACGCCGGCCACGGCCAGCGAGGCGCACACCAGGTTGTACGCGAGGGAGAGCAGCATGTTTCGGCGAATCACGCCAAAGGTGCGCCGGGCGCCGCCCAGGAGCTCCAGCACCGGACGCACCCCAGGCCGATTGGCATACACGTCGGCGGCGGCCAGGCTGGCTTCAGCGCCGCCTTGCACGGCCACGCCGACCCCCGCGGCGGCCAAGGCGGCCGCATCGTTCACGCCGTCGCCCACCATCACCACCGGGCCGTCCGCGCTCTCCACGGCGCGGAGCTTCTCTTCCGGGCTCACGCCACCGCGGACCGAGACGAAGGGGACGCCGAGCTCCGCCGCCACGCGGGCGACGACCAGCGGGTGGTCGCCGCTCTCGATGGCCAAGCGATGACCCATGCGCGACATTTCTGCGAGGGCCTCGGCGGCGTCCGGACGAATGGGATCGGCAAACACCGCGACCGCTCGAGCCACGCCATTCACCGCCACGAGCACGGGGGTGCGCCCCGCGCCCGCCGCTGCCTGCGCGTGGGCTTCGAGCTCCTCGGGCACCATGGCCGTCTCGCGCACGTGGGCCAAGGAGCCGACGACCAGCTCGTGGCCATCGACTTGGGCGTGCACGCCGCCACCGGGAACTTGGAGCAGCGCTTCCACCTTCAGCGTCGCCGGCGGCTCGGGCAGCGCGGCCACCAGCGCCCGCGCGATGGGATGGGCGGAGCGTGCTTCCACGGCGGACACCCAGGGCTTCACGCTTTCGTCGCCGTGCCACGCGGACAGCTCCAGGCGGCCGGCGGTGAGGGTGCCCGTCTTGTCGAAGATGACCAGGGCGGGGTGGGCGAGGCGCTCGAGAGCGTCGCCCCCCTTGATCAACAGGCCCGCCCGGGCGGCGCGGCCCACTGCGGCACTGACCGCCAGCGGCGTGGCCAGCCCCAAGGCGCAGGGGCAGGTGACGACCAAGAGCGCGATGGCGTTCTCCACGGCGCGGGTGGGATCGACGAAGGCCCAGCCGACGAACGTGAGGGCGGACAGGGCGAGCACCGACATCACGAAGCGGCCGGCAACGCGGTCCGCCAACAGCTGAATGGGCGCGCGGCGGGCCGCCGCTGCCTCGATGCTCTGCACCAGCTTGCCGAGGCGCGTGGCTTCGCCGGTCTGCTCCGCCCGCACGGTGATGCGCGACGAAACGTTGATGCAGCCGGCGTGCACGCGCATGCCGGGCTCCACGTCGACCGGAACGCTCTCTCCGGTGAGCAGCGAGGCGTCGATGCTCGAGCTGCCCGTCTCCACGATACCGTCGGCGGGCAGGTGCTCGCCGGCGCGGATCTCGAGCAGCGCGCCCATCGGAATGGCGTGCGCGGGCACCTCGCGGATGCCGTCGTCCTCCACCAAGCGCGCCGTGCTGGGCGTGAGCGAGAGCAACAGCTCCGTGGCGCTCTTGGCGCGATGCTGCTCGCGCCGCTGAAGCCAACGGCCGACGAGCAGCAAGAACACCACGGCGGTGACGGAGTCGAAGTAGATGTCCCCGCGGTTCAGCACCGTGTTCACGGCGCCCCACAGGTAGCCTGCCAAGATGCCGAGACTCACCGGCAGATCCATGTGCGGCGTGCGGGTCCTGAGCGCGGCCAGGCCTCCCTTGAAGAACACGCTGCCGGACCAGAACACCGCGGGTGTGGCGACCACCAGGCTCACCCAGCGGAACACGCCGACCCACTGCGGGTCCGAGTCTGCGCCGCCGTACAGCGCGAAGGCGATCAGCATCACGTTGCCGGCGACTGCACCCGCGACGGCCATACGAGACAGCAACGCGCGATCCTCGCGGCGCCGGGCCTCGAGCGCTGCGGCGCGCTGGCGTGGGTGCGGCGGATAGCCGAGGGAGTCGAGAGCCTGGGCGACCTCCGAGAGCTTGCCGACGCTCGGGTCCCACACCACGCGCACGCTGGCTTGGGCTAGATCCACCGTGGCTTCCACGACGCCGGGGGAGAGCTTGCCGAGCTTCTCCACCAGCCACACGCACGCCGGACAGTGCAGGTTCGAGAGCGCCAGCTCCACCGAAAGCAGGCCATCCCCGGCGTCGCGCACGTACAGCTCGCGGAACTTGTCGTCGTCGAGCTCCGCGTAGCTCCGCTCGGACGTCGCGGCCGGGCGCGGCTCGTCGACGTCCAGCGCCGCGCGGTGCTTGTAGTAGCGCTCCAGGCCGGCGCCGTGGATCACGGCGTACACCGTGCGGCAGCCGTCACAGCAGAACTGCACCCGCGCGTGGTCCTCCACGCGGGCCGGCGGTACGGGCAGGCCGCAGTGCGAGCAGGCGACGTCTTCGGACGCGTCGAGCGCGCCCGGCGCCGTCACCGGCTCGGGCAGCGCGCCCAAGGTCACTTCTTCTCCGCTCCGTGGTGGCAGCACGCCGGCTCCGTCGGCACTCCGCCGGGCAACATGCCGGCGCTGTAGCGCGCCGCCAGCGACGGGACGTTGGCCCGTCCCAGCACCGAGTACAGGCCGAGCACGAGCAGCACCGCGGCACTGAGCATGGGCACGTGGCGGCGGAGGTGATGGGACAGGCGCTGCACGCCGAGGCCCAGCCCCAAGAGCAGCGGCACCGTGCCGCTCCAGAACGCCGCCATCACCATCGCGCCGCCGAGGGTGCTCCCGGTCCCCGCCGCCGTGACCGCGAACGCGTACAGCCAGCCGCAGGGCAGCAGGGTGGAGGAAAGCCCGAGGAGCAGCGCCCGCGCCTTGGGCGGCCGCGCTCTGAGCCGGCCCAAGAAGGCGACGGTGCGGCGTTCGAGGGCCTTGGGCACCACGAAGCGCACCACCCGCACGCCTGCGCTCTCGAGCAGCAGGGACAGACCCCACACGATCATCACCGTGCCCGCGACGATCGCCGCCACGCGCCCGACGCCCGCGGCGTTGCCTGCTAGGTCCACCGCGGCGCCAATGGTGCCGGCGACCGCTCCGAGGGCGGTGTACGTGAGCAGGCGCCCGCCGTGGTAGGCGAGGTGACTCAAAGAGCGCGACCCGCTGTCGTCCTCCCCGGCGTAGAAGGCGACGAACCCGCCGCACATCCCCGCGCAATGGAGGCTGCCCACCAAGCTGGCACCGACCACCGAGAGCAACAGCGCGGACGTCACGTGGCGTCTCCGCGCAGCACGTCTTGCCGGATGATCTGTGTGAAACGCTCACCGTTCTGCTCGGCGGAGAAGCGGAACTCCCACAGGCCGACGCGCACCAGCGGCAGCTTGCCGTGGAGCTTGCCGTCCGGGCCGGTCGACAGATCGGCGCTCACGATGTGGCCGGCCCGTGCGTTCGCGAAGGCGTCCACTCGAACCTTGGCATTGGGAAGGGCGTGGCCGCGATCGTCGGTCAGCTTGGCCACGAGCTGTACGTCACGCCCCACGGTGCGCGTCTCCAGGGTGAGGTTCCAGCCGAGCCGCGTGTTCTCCGCCGATTGAGCCTGGTGGTCGTCCCAGGCGACGGCCTTTTGGTAGTAGTCCTGCTCCACCGCGAAGCCCGGATCGTCCGTCGCGATCTTCGCCATGTACAGCAGTCCGCCCACCATCGAGGTGAGCAACACCACCGGGACCCACGGCCAGATGTTGAAACGGGGGCTGTCTTCTCGGTCGCTCATTTTACGTCTCCGTCGAAGGGACCGAGCAGCTTGTATTGAACCTCGGTCTTGAAGTCGCCGTCGTCGCGGACGGCGAACTTCACCATGCGCTTGCCGCCTTGGAACGAGCTCTTCGGCGAGAGCACGAACACCGTCGTGGTCTCGTGGGTTCCCTTGGCGACGTGCAGCGGGTTTTCCGGCGCGATCAGCTTGGCATCGCCGCCGTCTTCCAACGCGATGTGATACTCGCGGTCCTGGCTTCCGCGGTTCTCGATCTTGATGCGGATCTGGTTCTGCACGCCTTCCGGCTGCAGCACGTAAGGCGCGCCGATGCCGCGGAGCACCGTGACGTCCGCGCTGCCCTGTCGCGAGCCAAAGAACACCAGGGCGCTCACGGCGATCAGGATCACCAACGGGTACAGCACGACGCGGGGCCGCAAGAGGGGGCTCTTCTCCCCCGACTCCAGGGTTTCTTGGGAGCTGTAGCGGACCAGCCCCTTCGGCTTGCCGATGCGCTCCATGATGCTGTCGCAGGCGTCGGCGCACTGGGTGCAGGCGATGCACTCGAGCTGCAGCCCTTCACGGATGTCGATGCCGGTGGGGCAGGCCACGACGCAGGCGTTGCAGTCGATGCAGTCACCACTGCCCTCCACGGGCTTGCCCTTGCTGCGGGGCTCGCCGCGCCGAGCGTCGTAGCCCACGACCAGGGAGCGCTTGTCGAGCAGCACGGACTGCAGCCGAGCGTACGGGCAGATGACGGTGCACATCTGCTCGCGGAAGTAGGCGAAGTCGAAGAACACCAAGGCGGCGGTCACCGCCATCACGCCGAAGGCGCCGGCGTGCTGCATCGGCGGCTCGGTCATCCAATGGAACAGGCGCTCGACCCCCACGAAGTAGGAGAGGAACACGTTGCCGACGACCACCGAGAGCAGGCCGAACGCCACGTATTTCAGGATGCGCCGGGCATTCGGGCCCTTTTTGTCGATCCTCAGCTGGTCTGCACGTCCGCCTTCGAACAGGCGCTCGATGGGACGGAAGACGAACTCCATGTACACCGTCTGGGGGCAGCCCCAGCCGCACCACGCCCGGCCCACCAACGCCGTCAGCCAGATGATGCTGAGAAAGATGGACAGCATCAGGAGCATGAGCAGCACGCCGTCGGTCGCCAAGAACGTGCGACCGAACAAGTGGAACTGCCGTGCGGGAACGTCCAGCAGGATCAGCGGATGGCCGTTCATCCGAATGAAGGGGATCGCGACGAAAGAGGCGATCAGTCCCCAGGCGGTCAGCAGTCTCGCCCAGTAGTAGCGGCCCTTGTAGAGCTTCGGTCGGATTCGACGCCGAGTACCATCGGCGTTCAGCGTCGGGAGGACGCGTTCCTCAGGGGCGAGGGGGCCTGCCACGGTTTACTCCACGGGGTTGCCCTCAGGCGGCTTGCCAGCGGCATTGGTGCCCTTCAGGTCCTTGACCACGTAGGCCACGACGCTGCGGAGCTCCTTCGGCGTGAGCTGCTTGCTCCACGCCGGCATGCCTTTGGCGGCGACACCTTCGGACACCACCTTGTAGATGTCCATGGGCTTGCCAGCGCCATGGATCCAGCTGTTGTCGGTGAGATTGGGTCCCACGATGCCTTGCCCCTTGTCTCCATGACAGGCAACGCAGCGCGCGGTGAACACGCCCTGACCCTCGGTGACCGCGGATGGATTGTCGATCAGCTTCTGCAAGCTCTCCGGCGTGACCACTTCAGCGGCGGCTCGCTTCGCTTCGGCCTCCTCGGCCTCTTTCATGTCTGCGGCGTACGCTTCCGCCACCGACGTCCCGTTGCCGGTGACGTGATAGTGGAACAAGTAGCCGATGGCGAAGAAGAACGAGCCCCAGAAGATCAGCTTCCACCAGCGGGGCAGGGGATTGTCGTACTCCTGGATGCCGTCGTACTCGTGATCGCCAATCAAGAGGTCCTGATCGACGGGAGCTTCGGCTTGCGCTTTCTTCGCGGGGCTCATGACTTGCCTTCTCGGGGAGACTGAGGGGTTTCATCGTCCAGTGGCATGAAGCGGGCCTGCTCGAAGGCCTCGCGGTTCTTCTTGTGAAGCACCTGGTAGGCCACCAAAAGGAACACGGCGAAGAAGATGACGAGTGCAGCTTCCGCCCAGCCCGAGAGGGCCATGTTGCTCATGATGTCGGAGAGCCTCATCTCACTTCTCCTCGGTCAGGTGCGCCACGCTCTTGTCGCTCGGCGCGGCGGGGGGGGCCTTCTTGATGTCCGTGCCGAGACGCTGGAGATAGGCGATCAGGGCGATGAT from Polyangiaceae bacterium carries:
- a CDS encoding pyridoxal-phosphate dependent enzyme, whose amino-acid sequence is MGITRRQWLELSALSLLGCAEGRRVSEPPRAKLHHDAGGGAVRAGLVDAAPDAGRAAAAGTGLDTLALERRFPALAGALPRLRLGMFPTPVERLEALGERVGVRELWLKRDDRAAVELGGSKVRKLELSLAAARAAGARHVLTFGGVGSNHALATAFYGKQVGLKVALFLLAERPSARVQNVLRAMLSYDATVNASHGSAEDVLRFSREHAGEKPWVIAAGGSSAIGDIGYVSAALELVEQIERGELPEPRTLVVAAGTAGTAAGIALGLRAAKLETRVVAVRTSSIPTLRRVRTLARSAAKVLAEHEPSFADVQLSNVHVEHRYIGAGYAIPTAAGERALELAGEHELALDETYTAKAFAALTGQSAKLESPVLFWNTFDPRVPAGRKVERDELPPALRGYWRG
- a CDS encoding universal stress protein translates to MKLSRILVPVDFSACSEKALATARELAAAMGGEITALAVWQPPEFAGADLMVLAHSENLSIGDYGRQHTERELEAFAPDLRREVRMGEPRQVILERAADFDLIVMGTHGKTGASRLLLGSVAEAVVRRAACPVLTVHA
- a CDS encoding universal stress protein, with translation MSYRKILVPVDFSSSAKQALSYATFLAEGLGATLHALFVWEPPRVIRADVMLWSETQGTSLVDHAREVAESHMESMFDELGIDKQRRPPHTIETGDPPDAIVEAATSGGYDLIVMGTQSRKGFDRVLLGSVSEKVVRTAPCPVLTVRPSS
- the ccoS gene encoding cbb3-type cytochrome oxidase assembly protein CcoS, whose product is MSALYIVLPLALILATGAVLAFLWASRRGQFDDLDTPAARMLHDDDD
- a CDS encoding heavy metal translocating P-type ATPase; its protein translation is MLPPRSGEEVTLGALPEPVTAPGALDASEDVACSHCGLPVPPARVEDHARVQFCCDGCRTVYAVIHGAGLERYYKHRAALDVDEPRPAATSERSYAELDDDKFRELYVRDAGDGLLSVELALSNLHCPACVWLVEKLGKLSPGVVEATVDLAQASVRVVWDPSVGKLSEVAQALDSLGYPPHPRQRAAALEARRREDRALLSRMAVAGAVAGNVMLIAFALYGGADSDPQWVGVFRWVSLVVATPAVFWSGSVFFKGGLAALRTRTPHMDLPVSLGILAGYLWGAVNTVLNRGDIYFDSVTAVVFLLLVGRWLQRREQHRAKSATELLLSLTPSTARLVEDDGIREVPAHAIPMGALLEIRAGEHLPADGIVETGSSSIDASLLTGESVPVDVEPGMRVHAGCINVSSRITVRAEQTGEATRLGKLVQSIEAAAARRAPIQLLADRVAGRFVMSVLALSALTFVGWAFVDPTRAVENAIALLVVTCPCALGLATPLAVSAAVGRAARAGLLIKGGDALERLAHPALVIFDKTGTLTAGRLELSAWHGDESVKPWVSAVEARSAHPIARALVAALPEPPATLKVEALLQVPGGGVHAQVDGHELVVGSLAHVRETAMVPEELEAHAQAAAGAGRTPVLVAVNGVARAVAVFADPIRPDAAEALAEMSRMGHRLAIESGDHPLVVARVAAELGVPFVSVRGGVSPEEKLRAVESADGPVVMVGDGVNDAAALAAAGVGVAVQGGAEASLAAADVYANRPGVRPVLELLGGARRTFGVIRRNMLLSLAYNLVCASLAVAGVISPLIAAILMPLSSLSVVTSSYRAKTFRSPP
- a CDS encoding DUF4388 domain-containing protein codes for the protein MKDARDELVRIDSRGTAHPIGVTASQRLRAREGAYRLLPAPNHVVFMRYTGEDGRRDASDGALVRLAGEIAEPGAVCDIIALVSQAGWRGELVVSDAEITRSIYFDQGNVVGVQTTADDERLGMVLYRFGAISTEQHEAILEKMRSGIRFGEAAAEVGALTHEKLYEYIGRQVEEVVYATLTIADGTFFFLDGFDDERLVSRHTVSASALLMDGVTRMDEVRYFRQKVPSADCVPVRLETSSPPPDEFTETWNAVDGKRSVEDIGRETGKGEFVTTKDVYALVQSKHVAVHGPRATGGPAGLVSVANTALRVIHGHADSAGKGEALRQSLSSFAVGAGVYDILFRGAGPDAEGVLDAKVVAENSVIVAAGADPENILKQMLHEYVSFALFSAGTALGSDKEAELKKEVGAVLGKLRPQA
- a CDS encoding CBS domain-containing protein, coding for MTPAPHSIGSEQTLTAAHELMREHAIRHLPVLHGGKLVGLVSLRDLHLVETLKDVDPAQVTIDEAMTTDVYTVPSATPLRDVVRVMLESKVGSAVVVDGTRVSGVFTTTDALKALLHLLD
- a CDS encoding sigma-54-dependent Fis family transcriptional regulator translates to MRCARRSPGAHQLRLLPVGPENFEGLVVSKGRILVVDDEPNARTALAEILREEEYSVETAADGFKALARYEEFSPDLVLTDLKMPGMDGVELLRKLRSHEPDLPVVLMTAFGAVETAVSAMREGAADYLTKPLNTDELALVIDRALERVRLRRETVELKTQLAERYRFDNIVGSSPEMQEVFKSVAQVAPSRATVLLTGESGTGKELVAAAIHHRSPRKDGPFVRLHCAALAETLLESELFGHERGAYTGADRRREGRFEQADGGTLFLDEIGEITASTQVKLLRVLQEREFERVGGNQTLRVDVRVIAATNRDLRELVNEGHFREDLYYRLNVINITLPPLRKRPSDVPALAMHFLERYARENDKRVARFSDEALALLANYPWPGNVRELENVVERAVVLADGDSVDAHHLPAELARNTTENRAPRIPGSSMADIERYAILETLEAHGGSTSRAADVLGISVRKIQYKLHEYGAAPKSAVPVVRNKGSNGGGKIEAG